One part of the Glycine soja cultivar W05 chromosome 11, ASM419377v2, whole genome shotgun sequence genome encodes these proteins:
- the LOC114375624 gene encoding patatin-like protein 3 gives MENPSSPEAPAPKYENLITVLSIDGGGIRGIIPGVILDYLESQLQELDGEDARLADYFDVIAGTSTGGLVASMLAAPNPKANNRPLFAANEIVPFYLENSPQIFPQKRGGIFAPLVNIGKALTGPKYDGKHFHELIRNKLGGTKLHQTLTNVVIPTFDVKILQPTIFSSYQMAKEPTLDVLLSDICIATSAAPTFLPAHYFTKQDEQGKVIKEFNLIDGSVAANNPTLCAIREVTKQLIRKGNGGISINPLEYSRFLVLSIGTGSNKSEHKYNAKMVSKWGILTWLFNSGSTPILDCFSEASFDMVDYHNCVVFSALQSEDNYLRIQDNTLKGDLASVDVATKENLDNLVKVGQQLLKNTVTRVNLDTGLYEPVPDKGTNVEALKRFAKLLSEARKGRKSNSQ, from the exons ATGGAAAATCCATCTTCTCCCGAAGCTCCGGCTCCAAAATATGAGAATCTGATTACGGTTCTCAGCATTGATGGTGGTGGTATCCGAGGAATCATTCCCGGCGTTATTCTTGATTACCTTGAGTCTCAACTTCag GAGTTAGACGGTGAGGATGCAAGGCTTGCAGATTATTTTGATGTAATTGCTGGGACAAGTACAGGGGGACTCGTTGCTTCCATGTTAGCAGCTCCAAATCCAAAGGCCAACAATCGCCCTTTATTTGCTGCCAATGAAATAGTGCCATTTTACCTCGAAAACTCTCCACAAATCTTCCCCCAGAAAAG GGGGGGAATATTCGCTCCGTTGGTAAACATAGGGAAAGCTTTGACAGGACCTAAGTACGACGGGAAGCATTTCCATGAGTTGATAAGAAACAAGTTAGGGGGCACAAAGTTGCACCAAACCTTGACGAACGTTGTTATTCCAACTTTTGACGTCAAGATACTTCAACCTACCATCTTTTCCTCGTATCAG ATGGCGAAGGAGCCAACGTTAGATGTACTACTGTCAGATATTTGCATAGCCACTTCGGCCGCTCCAACATTTTTGCCGGCTCATTATTTTACAAAACAAGATGAACAAGGAAAAGTGATAAAAGAATTCAACCTTATTGATGGCAGTGTGGCTGCTAATAATCCG ACTTTATGTGCAATTAGAGAAGTGACAAAGCAACTGATAAGGAAGGGAAATGGGGGAATTAGTATCAACCCTTTGGAGTATAGTCGTTTTCTTGTTCTCTCAATAGGGACTGGATCAAACAAGAGTGAGCACAAATACAACGCTAAGATGGTGTCAAAATGGGGAATTTTAACCTGGTTATTCAACTCTGGATCAACTCCCATTTTGGATTGTTTTAGCGAAGCAAGCTTTGATATGGTTGACTACCACAACTGTGTGGTTTTTAGTGCGCTTCAATCTGAAGACAACTACCTCCGCATTCAA GACAATACATTAAAGGGGGATTTAGCATCTGTGGATGTAGCTACTAAAGAGAATTTGGATAATCTGGTCAAAGTGGGCCAGCAGTTACTGAAGAATACAGTTACGCGGGTGAATCTAGATACGGGTCTCTATGAACCAGTTCCAGATAAAGGCACCAATGTGGAAGCACTCAAaag GTTTGCAAAATTACTTTCGGAGGCAAGAAAGGGGAGAAAGTCCAACTCACAATGA